Proteins co-encoded in one bacterium BMS3Abin02 genomic window:
- a CDS encoding PspC domain protein encodes MGHEGEDGPMSNHKEAPPPEVEDRTEGGPGVGRPPLRRVHGVLGGVAAGIAGYFNVEAWLIRLAFFLLVFAGGLGILLYLAGWLVIPEEGSDDSIVEGWVQGISTGPAWIGVALIVIAAIWILSSLNVGGSGVLVAFALLGIGILLYLGEGPARRPKTPREPKASKQAAAFSESALVTTRAKQRRPRPRREPRQQSNLGRFTLAATLIGLGILALLDNAGVLFPEPRHYFAAALVIVGAGLVVGAVWGRSRGLIAVGLILAFAMGIAAIDSTVNAVQDRQVVTYNPQSAAQVSSRYELDAGTLTIDLSDIPSSDFAFRANLGAGELNVILPEGIGATINSRLGVGELNVLGTTSQGLGVGRTVSIDGTSTAGNARIDLSVGAGKITVTQEGNR; translated from the coding sequence ATGGGACACGAGGGTGAAGATGGCCCCATGAGTAATCACAAGGAAGCCCCGCCACCGGAGGTAGAAGACCGAACCGAAGGCGGACCAGGGGTGGGCCGCCCGCCCCTACGTCGTGTTCACGGCGTCCTGGGTGGCGTTGCAGCCGGCATTGCCGGCTACTTCAACGTGGAAGCATGGCTGATTCGTCTCGCCTTCTTCCTCCTCGTCTTCGCGGGCGGCCTCGGCATTCTGCTGTATCTGGCAGGTTGGCTGGTCATCCCGGAAGAAGGATCGGATGACTCGATTGTCGAAGGATGGGTGCAGGGGATCTCCACAGGACCGGCCTGGATCGGCGTGGCGCTGATCGTCATCGCTGCAATCTGGATCCTCTCGTCGTTGAACGTCGGAGGATCCGGTGTCCTGGTTGCGTTTGCCCTGCTCGGAATCGGCATCCTCCTGTATCTGGGAGAAGGCCCGGCCAGGCGACCAAAGACACCGAGAGAACCAAAGGCATCGAAGCAAGCAGCGGCCTTCTCTGAATCCGCTCTGGTCACGACCCGAGCGAAACAGCGCCGACCACGACCTCGACGAGAGCCGCGGCAGCAGTCCAACCTCGGTCGGTTCACCCTTGCCGCGACGCTGATCGGTCTAGGCATCCTCGCACTGCTCGACAATGCCGGGGTTCTTTTCCCCGAACCCCGACACTACTTCGCGGCGGCTCTGGTCATCGTCGGAGCAGGTCTGGTCGTCGGCGCAGTTTGGGGACGTTCCCGGGGTCTGATCGCCGTCGGCCTGATCCTGGCGTTCGCCATGGGAATCGCCGCGATTGACAGCACGGTCAACGCCGTCCAGGACCGCCAGGTGGTCACCTACAACCCGCAGTCCGCCGCACAGGTCAGCAGTCGCTACGAGCTCGATGCCGGCACGCTCACCATCGACCTGTCGGACATTCCCTCTTCCGACTTCGCATTCCGCGCCAATCTCGGAGCGGGAGAGCTCAACGTCATCCTCCCCGAGGGCATCGGCGCAACGATCAACTCCCGCCTCGGCGTCGGCGAGCTGAACGTGCTGGGAACGACGAGCCAGGGCCTCGGCGTAGGAAGAACGGTTTCCATCGATGGCACCAGCACCGCCGGAAACGCCCGCATCGACCTGAGCGTCGGGGCAGGCAAGATCACCGTGACACAGGAAGGCAATCGATGA
- the cypM gene encoding cypemycin methyltransferase — translation MDAYEACTYGDRIAGVYDDLYEQLDPGDAVALLSDLAGAGPVLELGVGTGRIALPLRARGVEVHGVDASTAMVARLREKPGGADIPVVIGDFADVPVEGSFSLIYAAFNTFFALLTQDDQVRCFSRVANRLLPGGRFLIEAFIPDLTRFDRGQRTYVTKIEPESATLNVDLHDQANQLVQSRKIVLSKDSIDFFPVTIRYAYPAELDLMARLAGLDLEHRWEDWKRHAFTARSEQHLSIYRRPET, via the coding sequence ATGGACGCTTATGAGGCATGCACGTACGGTGACCGCATTGCCGGCGTCTACGACGATCTGTATGAGCAGCTCGACCCAGGTGACGCCGTAGCGCTGCTGAGCGACCTCGCCGGTGCCGGTCCTGTTCTCGAACTGGGAGTCGGCACCGGCAGAATCGCTCTGCCGCTTCGTGCACGTGGAGTCGAGGTCCACGGTGTCGACGCATCCACGGCGATGGTCGCCCGGCTTCGGGAGAAACCCGGAGGTGCGGACATCCCCGTCGTGATCGGCGACTTCGCAGACGTTCCCGTCGAGGGCTCGTTCTCCCTGATCTACGCGGCATTCAACACGTTCTTCGCACTGCTCACCCAGGACGACCAGGTGCGATGCTTCAGCCGGGTCGCCAACCGCCTCCTGCCGGGAGGACGCTTCCTGATCGAGGCGTTCATCCCGGACCTGACCCGCTTCGACCGTGGTCAGAGAACTTACGTGACCAAGATCGAGCCGGAATCGGCCACGCTCAACGTGGATCTGCACGATCAGGCGAACCAGCTCGTGCAAAGCCGGAAGATCGTCCTCTCCAAAGACTCGATCGACTTCTTCCCGGTCACGATTCGCTACGCATACCCGGCCGAGCTGGATCTCATGGCCCGGCTTGCCGGCCTCGACCTGGAACACCGGTGGGAGGACTGGAAGCGCCACGCATTCACCGCGCGCAGTGAACAACACCTGTCGATCTACCGCAGACCGGAGACATGA
- the nreC_1 gene encoding oxygen regulatory protein NreC, with protein MISVFLVDDHQLFLSGVRAELDRSFEVAGVASDVDRAIDEIRSTKPDVVLVDVHMPGGGGLAVVGAVHETNPDVRFLALSVSDAAEDVIAMIRAGARGYVTKSISPDDLAGAIRRVHDGDAVFSPRLAGFVLDAFADTIPAELDPELDQLTPREREVLRLIARGYPYKQVARKLSISIKTVESHVSAVLRKLQLSSRYELTRWATDRRLI; from the coding sequence ATGATCAGCGTGTTCCTCGTCGATGATCACCAACTGTTTCTCTCCGGCGTGCGAGCGGAGCTGGATCGCTCATTCGAAGTCGCCGGAGTTGCGTCGGATGTCGACAGAGCGATCGATGAGATCCGGTCGACCAAGCCGGACGTTGTCCTCGTCGACGTTCACATGCCAGGAGGAGGTGGCTTGGCGGTGGTTGGTGCGGTTCACGAGACAAACCCCGATGTCCGTTTTCTCGCCCTGTCGGTCTCCGACGCCGCCGAGGACGTCATCGCGATGATCCGTGCGGGAGCACGCGGCTACGTGACGAAGTCGATCAGCCCGGACGATCTCGCCGGGGCGATCCGAAGGGTGCATGACGGCGATGCCGTGTTCTCGCCGAGACTGGCCGGCTTCGTGCTCGACGCGTTCGCGGATACGATCCCGGCCGAACTCGACCCCGAACTCGATCAGCTCACACCGCGTGAGCGAGAGGTTCTCCGCCTGATCGCGCGAGGTTACCCGTACAAGCAGGTGGCGAGGAAGCTCTCGATCTCCATCAAGACGGTCGAGTCGCACGTGTCGGCCGTATTGCGGAAGCTTCAGCTCTCATCCCGATACGAGTTGACTCGCTGGGCGACGGATCGCCGCCTCATCTAG
- the soj_3 gene encoding sporulation initiation inhibitor protein Soj — MDIIAVANQKGGVAKTTTVQTLGAAFVDLGLDVLLVDLDPQYR; from the coding sequence ATGGACATCATCGCGGTCGCCAACCAGAAGGGTGGGGTCGCCAAGACGACGACCGTCCAGACCCTCGGCGCCGCCTTCGTGGACCTGGGCCTCGATGTGCTTCTGGTCGATCTCGATCCTCAATATCGTTGA
- a CDS encoding outer membrane biogenesis protein BamB — MLLTAVTVFAAVLGGWQLARFVAGVETTSTTVAAAPVVTTAEPTATTHPAATTTTTSTTTTTVPFARFGDARTVGGQVGSVDGLTMFRGNPSRTFYGEGPVPEKPVVLWRYPDAAMCGRSTVHEETDLWCGTGWTGQPVVWSRNDGVTEVIIGAYDKAVHFIDADTGMDTRPPFPTGDLVKGSGSLDPDGYPLYYFGSRDNNLRILALDRDVPTELWALNANVVAGMWNNDWDGDPVIIDDILFEGGENSYFFAYRLNRSYGPDGLVEVNPEPLIQFPVFTDELVRKLGREQSIENSVAVYENRVYFANSAGRVVGLDLTRIDDREAPVVFDYWDGDDTDATITVDREGMLYVAIEMQRFNERSREVGQIIKLDPYTDGDPRLWGVAVPPVGNGQGGVWATPALGDGVLYVATQPGELLAIDTETGEVVWRDDVGWHAWSSPVIVDDTLVQAVNCGVGGALRAYDLTDPRSPVQVWETDAVGGCIESTPAIWKGRIYVGSRDGFFYAFGNE, encoded by the coding sequence ATGCTGCTCACGGCGGTGACCGTCTTCGCCGCGGTCCTCGGAGGATGGCAGCTCGCGCGGTTTGTGGCAGGTGTGGAGACGACGAGCACGACCGTCGCTGCGGCGCCCGTCGTCACGACTGCCGAACCAACGGCGACCACACACCCGGCCGCGACCACGACGACGACATCGACGACAACGACGACGGTTCCTTTTGCTCGGTTCGGTGACGCGCGCACGGTTGGAGGACAAGTTGGATCTGTCGATGGACTGACGATGTTCAGGGGGAATCCGAGCCGCACGTTCTACGGGGAGGGCCCGGTTCCCGAGAAGCCGGTGGTTCTGTGGAGGTACCCGGATGCGGCAATGTGTGGCCGGTCGACCGTCCACGAAGAGACGGACCTGTGGTGTGGTACCGGATGGACGGGCCAACCCGTCGTCTGGTCACGCAACGATGGTGTTACCGAGGTCATCATCGGCGCCTACGACAAAGCGGTCCACTTCATCGATGCCGACACCGGGATGGATACGAGGCCGCCGTTTCCCACCGGGGATCTCGTCAAGGGCTCCGGTTCGCTCGATCCGGACGGGTATCCGCTGTACTACTTCGGATCGAGAGACAACAACTTGCGCATCCTGGCCCTCGATCGGGACGTTCCCACCGAGCTGTGGGCCCTGAACGCCAATGTCGTCGCAGGCATGTGGAACAACGACTGGGACGGCGATCCGGTGATCATCGACGACATCCTGTTCGAGGGGGGCGAGAACAGTTACTTCTTCGCGTACCGGCTCAACCGCTCGTACGGTCCAGACGGGTTGGTGGAAGTGAATCCCGAGCCGCTCATCCAGTTCCCCGTCTTCACCGACGAGCTCGTCCGGAAGCTGGGAAGGGAGCAGAGCATCGAGAACTCGGTGGCCGTGTACGAGAACCGCGTGTACTTCGCCAACTCGGCAGGGCGGGTCGTCGGACTCGACCTGACCCGTATCGACGATAGGGAAGCCCCAGTCGTATTCGACTACTGGGACGGTGACGACACGGACGCCACGATCACGGTCGATCGCGAGGGGATGCTGTACGTCGCCATCGAGATGCAGCGATTCAACGAGCGGTCGAGAGAGGTCGGGCAGATCATCAAACTCGATCCATACACGGATGGTGACCCTCGGCTGTGGGGGGTTGCGGTTCCTCCGGTCGGCAATGGCCAGGGAGGTGTGTGGGCGACTCCTGCGTTGGGTGACGGGGTGCTCTACGTTGCCACCCAACCCGGGGAGCTCCTGGCGATCGACACCGAAACCGGCGAGGTCGTGTGGCGTGACGATGTCGGCTGGCACGCCTGGTCGTCACCGGTGATCGTGGACGACACGCTGGTCCAAGCGGTGAACTGTGGTGTGGGCGGGGCGCTACGAGCCTACGACCTCACGGATCCCCGGTCTCCCGTGCAGGTGTGGGAGACCGACGCGGTGGGCGGATGCATCGAATCGACCCCGGCGATATGGAAGGGGCGGATCTACGTGGGGTCTCGGGACGGGTTCTTCTACGCGTTCGGGAACGAGTAG
- the ppdK gene encoding pyruvate, phosphate dikinase, producing the protein MTKWVYAFGEVADAEKHAGSWDGVRGLLGGKGANLAEMSRIGVPVPPGFTITTEACNAYLDGGESFPPGMWDEVLAAMRAMEEQTGKRFGDPENPLLVSCRSGAKFSMPGMMDTVLNIGLNDEVVEGVARLTGDPRFAYDSYRRLIQMFGTVVLNVSGEPFEEVLAKHRKQFGVTNDAELPPEAIKEVVAEFKEIVRDEAGVEFPQDPYQQLELATEAVFKSWNSPRAFAYRKAANIADDLGTAVSIVTMVFGNMGSDSATGVAMSRNATTGEKSIEGDYLVNAQGEDVVAGIRATDPVQKLSDDMPEIWEQFTDIARKLEQHYRDMQDMEFTIEHGKLWLLQTRDGKRTAQAAVKIAVDLVEEGLITKEEAVMRVSPEQVDFFLHPQFEAGPRAAAAESGSLVAKGLNVSPGAAVGMVAFDADLAQQWAVDEGKQVIMVRPETKPDDVHGMLAANGILTSRGGRTSHAALVARQFGKPAVVGVSELDIDMNARSMSVGGKTINEGDWMSIDGSTGEVFIGRLDTKVPDISDPALMTLLGWADEIRRLDVWANADYPRDAERARSYGAHGIGLCRTEHMFFEPERLPYVQQMIMAETAEEREKPLAVLLPFQRDDFAGLFRAMDGLPVIIRLIDPPLHEFLPSHDDLEAELTDLRARLAAGEESDAIHSAITEKERMLERSEALRESNPMLGLRGVRLGIELPELTRMQVRAIFEAAIQVKREGIDPHPEVMIPLTSHVNELKWQRSVLEDEAKKVMEEEGVEVDYKFGTMIEIPRAALTADEIAEYAEFFSFGTNDLTQTTFGISRDDAEAGFLISYLEQGILPENPFATLDEAGVGKLMRLAVEAGRETHPELEVGICGEHGGDPSSIDLCHRLNLDYVSCSPFRVPVARLAAAQAAVRNR; encoded by the coding sequence ATGACGAAATGGGTCTACGCGTTCGGCGAGGTGGCGGACGCAGAAAAGCACGCAGGTTCCTGGGATGGCGTACGGGGACTTCTCGGCGGTAAGGGGGCGAACCTGGCGGAAATGTCTCGGATCGGAGTGCCGGTGCCGCCCGGATTCACGATCACGACCGAAGCCTGCAACGCGTACCTCGACGGGGGCGAATCATTCCCGCCGGGCATGTGGGATGAGGTGCTGGCTGCGATGCGTGCCATGGAGGAGCAGACGGGCAAGAGGTTTGGCGACCCGGAGAATCCGCTGCTCGTGTCCTGCCGTTCCGGAGCGAAGTTCTCGATGCCCGGGATGATGGATACCGTGCTCAACATCGGCCTCAACGACGAGGTCGTCGAGGGAGTGGCTCGGCTTACCGGCGACCCTCGGTTCGCCTACGACTCGTACCGGCGTCTGATCCAGATGTTCGGGACCGTGGTTCTCAACGTATCCGGTGAACCGTTCGAAGAGGTTTTGGCGAAACACCGCAAGCAGTTCGGAGTCACCAACGATGCCGAACTTCCGCCTGAAGCCATCAAGGAGGTTGTTGCCGAGTTCAAGGAGATCGTTCGGGATGAGGCGGGCGTCGAGTTCCCTCAAGATCCCTATCAGCAGCTGGAGTTGGCGACGGAAGCCGTGTTCAAGTCCTGGAACAGTCCCAGGGCGTTCGCGTATCGCAAGGCCGCCAACATCGCAGACGATCTGGGAACTGCGGTCAGCATCGTGACGATGGTGTTCGGGAACATGGGCAGCGACTCGGCGACAGGGGTAGCCATGTCGCGCAACGCCACGACCGGTGAGAAGTCGATCGAAGGGGACTATCTGGTGAACGCCCAAGGCGAGGATGTCGTTGCCGGCATTCGGGCGACCGACCCTGTCCAGAAACTCTCCGACGACATGCCGGAGATCTGGGAACAGTTCACCGATATCGCTCGGAAACTCGAGCAGCACTACCGCGACATGCAGGACATGGAGTTCACGATCGAACACGGGAAACTGTGGCTGCTCCAGACTCGAGACGGAAAGCGCACCGCGCAGGCCGCCGTCAAGATCGCCGTCGACCTGGTGGAAGAGGGCTTGATCACGAAGGAAGAAGCGGTGATGCGGGTCTCGCCCGAACAGGTCGACTTCTTCCTGCATCCACAATTCGAGGCGGGACCACGAGCGGCCGCCGCCGAAAGCGGCTCGCTCGTCGCCAAAGGCCTCAACGTCTCGCCCGGCGCCGCCGTGGGCATGGTGGCATTCGACGCCGACTTGGCTCAGCAGTGGGCTGTCGACGAGGGCAAACAGGTGATCATGGTGCGCCCGGAGACCAAACCGGACGACGTGCACGGGATGCTTGCCGCCAACGGCATCCTGACGAGCAGGGGAGGCAGGACATCACATGCGGCTCTCGTTGCCCGACAGTTCGGCAAGCCGGCAGTGGTCGGCGTTTCGGAGCTCGACATCGACATGAACGCGCGGTCGATGTCGGTCGGCGGAAAGACGATCAACGAAGGCGACTGGATGTCTATCGACGGATCGACCGGCGAGGTGTTCATCGGCCGCCTGGACACGAAGGTCCCCGACATTTCCGACCCGGCGCTGATGACACTTCTCGGGTGGGCCGACGAGATTCGTCGTCTGGATGTCTGGGCCAACGCCGATTATCCACGAGACGCCGAGCGGGCTCGCTCGTATGGTGCCCACGGCATCGGTCTGTGCCGCACCGAGCACATGTTCTTCGAGCCGGAGAGGCTGCCGTACGTCCAACAGATGATCATGGCCGAGACCGCGGAGGAACGTGAGAAGCCACTGGCTGTGTTGCTCCCGTTCCAGCGAGACGATTTCGCCGGTCTGTTCCGGGCCATGGACGGGCTTCCGGTGATCATCCGACTGATCGATCCGCCGCTGCACGAGTTCTTGCCGAGCCACGATGACCTGGAGGCCGAACTGACCGACCTGCGTGCCAGGCTTGCCGCGGGTGAGGAGAGTGACGCGATCCATTCGGCGATCACCGAGAAGGAGCGAATGCTCGAGCGCTCCGAAGCACTGCGTGAATCCAACCCGATGTTGGGCTTGCGGGGTGTACGGCTCGGTATCGAACTGCCGGAGCTGACGCGAATGCAGGTGCGGGCGATCTTCGAAGCCGCCATCCAGGTCAAGAGGGAAGGCATTGATCCGCACCCGGAGGTCATGATCCCGCTGACGAGTCATGTCAATGAACTGAAGTGGCAGCGTTCGGTGCTGGAGGACGAGGCCAAGAAAGTCATGGAAGAGGAGGGCGTGGAGGTCGACTACAAGTTCGGCACCATGATCGAGATCCCGCGTGCGGCGTTGACCGCCGATGAGATCGCCGAGTATGCCGAGTTCTTCTCGTTCGGTACCAACGATCTGACCCAAACGACATTCGGGATCAGCCGAGATGACGCGGAGGCAGGCTTCCTGATCAGCTACCTGGAGCAGGGAATTCTTCCGGAGAACCCGTTCGCCACGCTCGACGAGGCCGGCGTCGGCAAGCTGATGCGTCTCGCCGTCGAAGCGGGAAGAGAGACACATCCGGAACTCGAAGTCGGGATCTGTGGGGAGCACGGTGGCGACCCATCGTCCATCGACCTGTGTCATCGGCTGAACCTCGACTACGTGAGCTGCTCGCCGTTCCGGGTGCCAGTTGCCCGGTTGGCGGCCGCCCAGGCGGCAGTGCGCAACCGCTGA
- the yraA gene encoding putative cysteine protease YraA, with translation MAKKILMLVGDFAEDYETMVPFQALQMVGHTVHTVCPDKAGGEQIRTAIHDFEGDQTYSEKPGHNFTLNTTFADVDPADYDALLIAGGRAPEYIRLDAKVIEVTRHFAENNKPIAAVCHGAQVLAAAGVINGRRISAYPAVGPDVTSAGAEFADIAIDDAVVDGNFVTAPAWPAHPKWLALFLELLGTEIHTD, from the coding sequence ATGGCCAAGAAGATCCTCATGCTCGTTGGAGACTTCGCGGAAGATTACGAGACGATGGTGCCGTTTCAGGCGCTCCAGATGGTCGGTCATACGGTGCACACGGTGTGTCCGGACAAGGCGGGCGGAGAGCAGATCCGTACCGCGATTCACGACTTCGAAGGCGACCAGACGTACAGTGAGAAGCCCGGGCACAACTTCACCCTCAACACCACGTTCGCCGACGTCGATCCTGCCGACTACGACGCCCTGCTGATCGCGGGAGGACGGGCTCCGGAGTACATCAGGCTCGACGCGAAGGTCATCGAGGTCACCCGCCACTTCGCCGAGAACAACAAGCCGATCGCTGCGGTCTGCCACGGCGCCCAGGTGCTCGCAGCAGCCGGCGTCATCAATGGTCGGCGGATCTCCGCCTACCCGGCCGTAGGACCAGACGTGACCAGCGCCGGTGCGGAGTTCGCGGACATCGCAATCGACGATGCAGTCGTCGACGGGAACTTCGTGACCGCACCGGCCTGGCCGGCACATCCGAAATGGCTGGCGCTGTTCCTCGAACTTCTGGGCACGGAGATCCATACGGACTGA
- the wcaJ gene encoding UDP-glucose:undecaprenyl-phosphate glucose-1-phosphate transferase — MTHQRASNLRYLTRDGTAAMVTGTLIAGVGSYVYQLIGGRVLGPEQFAPIGSLLTIHFLTFIIVLLPVEQLVIRAITIRGGLTRATARTGRITVVLTAALAFAVGIWGKDRLFAGDVRFAYLAAVTVMTHALFVHGRGTLAGSRRFRSYGEASGGAAILRVSVAVIVAIVTDSALGFAAALAVGPLVILMWPTSLRITSIPDQRTEPARFLVTFILAAATSQVLLLAGPLVAGFLGATAALISTVFVTMTLARAPLTFGYNLIARVLPPFTVMAQRGEDAQLTRWVGLLLASGVITAVPAGFLGFWLGPPIVEALFGIGFRPEPAFAMLAAAGVTLAGASLFLGQVLVARGETGKLTLAWVIGLVAAAAGLLLASGEPDFRIGVAFLAGEGAAVFTLAAMAARFSSPIVYTTLKRTLDIVIGTALLLVLLPAMGAVVIAVKLNSRGPVFFHQTRVGLNGKQFAMLKFRTMQHNADETVHLEHLEQLRDQPQRNRLKMDNDPRVTPIGRLLRKGSLDELPNLWNVIRGEMSLVGPRPLVPAESELLGDPTRRIVKPGITGLAQVHGRDAISPEQRNRYDTEYVRSRTLLLDLKILAATIPAIIRDPGE, encoded by the coding sequence GTGACACATCAGAGAGCATCCAACCTGAGATACCTGACCAGAGACGGCACCGCCGCGATGGTCACCGGAACACTCATCGCCGGTGTCGGCAGCTACGTCTACCAGCTCATCGGTGGCCGCGTTCTGGGACCCGAGCAGTTCGCGCCGATCGGGTCGCTGCTCACCATCCATTTCCTGACATTCATCATCGTGCTGCTCCCCGTCGAGCAACTCGTGATCCGAGCGATCACCATCCGGGGCGGGCTGACCAGAGCGACGGCCCGAACCGGCCGGATCACCGTTGTCCTGACGGCTGCACTCGCCTTCGCCGTAGGCATCTGGGGCAAGGATCGGCTGTTCGCCGGCGACGTCCGGTTCGCGTACCTCGCCGCAGTCACGGTGATGACCCACGCGTTGTTCGTGCACGGGCGCGGAACACTCGCAGGAAGTCGCCGCTTTCGCTCCTACGGAGAGGCAAGCGGCGGAGCGGCCATCCTGCGCGTGAGCGTTGCAGTGATTGTGGCAATCGTGACCGACAGTGCGCTCGGCTTCGCTGCCGCTCTTGCGGTGGGACCCCTCGTGATCCTCATGTGGCCCACCTCGCTACGCATCACCTCCATCCCCGATCAGAGAACGGAGCCGGCCCGATTCCTCGTCACGTTCATCCTCGCTGCCGCCACCTCACAAGTGCTTCTGCTCGCAGGCCCGCTCGTCGCAGGTTTCCTCGGCGCGACGGCAGCGCTGATCTCCACTGTCTTCGTCACCATGACCCTGGCGCGAGCGCCGCTCACCTTCGGATACAACCTGATCGCCAGAGTGCTGCCTCCGTTCACGGTGATGGCCCAACGTGGCGAAGACGCACAGCTCACCCGCTGGGTGGGCCTTCTCCTCGCTTCGGGCGTCATCACCGCCGTTCCCGCAGGGTTCTTGGGGTTCTGGCTTGGACCGCCCATCGTCGAGGCGCTCTTCGGCATCGGCTTCAGGCCGGAGCCTGCCTTCGCGATGCTCGCCGCTGCCGGGGTTACCCTCGCGGGCGCCTCGCTGTTTCTCGGGCAGGTCCTGGTCGCCAGGGGGGAGACCGGAAAGCTCACGCTCGCCTGGGTCATCGGCCTGGTCGCGGCGGCGGCCGGACTGCTCCTGGCCTCGGGTGAGCCGGACTTCCGCATCGGAGTCGCGTTTCTCGCCGGAGAAGGAGCGGCAGTGTTCACGCTCGCAGCGATGGCGGCACGGTTTTCGAGCCCCATCGTCTACACGACACTGAAACGCACCCTCGACATCGTCATCGGGACCGCACTGCTGCTCGTCCTGTTGCCGGCCATGGGCGCCGTGGTGATCGCCGTGAAGCTCAACTCGCGCGGACCGGTGTTCTTCCACCAGACGCGAGTCGGCCTGAACGGGAAGCAGTTCGCCATGTTGAAGTTCCGCACGATGCAACACAACGCCGACGAGACCGTCCATCTCGAGCATCTCGAGCAGCTCAGAGACCAACCGCAGCGGAATCGTCTCAAAATGGACAACGACCCTCGCGTAACCCCGATCGGCAGGCTGCTTCGCAAGGGCTCCCTCGACGAGCTTCCAAACCTCTGGAATGTCATCCGGGGAGAGATGTCGCTCGTCGGCCCACGACCGCTGGTCCCTGCAGAATCGGAGCTGCTCGGCGACCCCACGCGGCGAATCGTAAAGCCCGGGATCACGGGGCTGGCGCAAGTGCACGGCAGAGATGCCATCTCACCCGAGCAACGCAACCGCTACGACACGGAGTACGTCCGCAGCCGGACGCTCCTGCTCGACCTCAAGATCCTCGCCGCAACGATTCCGGCAATCATTCGTGACCCCGGTGAGTAG
- the liaS gene encoding sensor histidine kinase LiaS, translated as MIHTGSFQGFTIKDHRFKIAIRRSEDRLVTGLAAGVAETLGVASVFVRAAFVALAFAGGVGVLLYLIGWVLTLEDADPSAVEALRKRVAARTSRQRFALAVMFLGVLLLLRSMGLWFGDSLVWPVSLVAFGFALTWSRLDEAGRTRWARRTFSTEDLKGTLARLAVGGLLMTVGLGLYLRSIDAVALVGGVVLAVLMTAVGLGLILGPWVWRLITQLTTERRERIRSDERAEVAAHLHDSVLQTLALIQRADDVHAMVMLARRQERELRAWLYGGPVPEGGTLRGALEQAAARLEEVHQVPVDVVAVGDAPLDDKLRALVAAAGEAMTNAARHSGSDHVSVFAEVSNGTIDVYVSDQGIGFDTAVVPDGHRGIAESIVGRMQRQGGEAAIASEVGVGTEVHLKVGRS; from the coding sequence ATGATCCACACAGGTTCCTTCCAGGGGTTCACGATCAAGGATCACCGTTTCAAGATTGCCATCCGCAGAAGTGAAGACCGGCTGGTCACCGGTCTTGCCGCGGGCGTCGCCGAGACACTTGGGGTTGCCTCCGTGTTCGTGCGTGCGGCATTCGTGGCGCTGGCGTTTGCGGGTGGCGTGGGCGTGTTGCTCTATCTGATCGGCTGGGTACTGACTCTGGAAGACGCAGACCCATCGGCCGTCGAGGCACTTCGGAAACGAGTAGCTGCTCGCACCAGCAGGCAAAGGTTCGCACTGGCGGTCATGTTCCTCGGTGTCTTGCTACTGCTGAGATCGATGGGGCTCTGGTTCGGGGATTCTCTCGTCTGGCCGGTGTCACTGGTCGCCTTCGGCTTCGCTCTCACGTGGTCGCGGCTCGACGAAGCGGGGCGAACCCGATGGGCACGCCGAACGTTCTCCACCGAGGACCTGAAAGGGACACTCGCCCGTCTCGCCGTCGGAGGGCTCCTCATGACGGTGGGGCTCGGCCTGTACTTGCGTTCGATCGACGCCGTAGCCTTGGTCGGCGGCGTCGTTCTGGCCGTACTGATGACCGCCGTAGGTCTCGGTCTGATCCTCGGTCCGTGGGTGTGGCGGCTCATTACGCAGCTCACCACGGAACGGAGAGAACGAATCCGATCCGACGAGAGAGCGGAAGTGGCCGCCCACTTGCACGACTCGGTGCTCCAGACACTGGCGCTCATCCAACGTGCCGACGATGTGCACGCCATGGTGATGCTGGCACGGCGGCAGGAGCGGGAACTGCGAGCCTGGCTGTACGGCGGTCCTGTCCCTGAAGGGGGGACATTGCGTGGTGCGCTGGAACAGGCCGCGGCTCGGTTGGAGGAAGTCCATCAGGTACCCGTCGATGTCGTAGCGGTCGGAGATGCACCGCTGGACGATAAGTTGCGCGCACTCGTCGCGGCTGCCGGAGAGGCGATGACGAACGCCGCTCGTCATTCGGGAAGTGATCATGTCTCCGTGTTCGCCGAAGTCTCGAATGGCACGATCGACGTGTACGTGAGCGATCAGGGGATCGGCTTCGATACGGCGGTGGTGCCCGATGGCCACCGTGGAATCGCAGAGTCGATCGTCGGCAGGATGCAGCGTCAGGGTGGCGAGGCGGCAATTGCAAGCGAGGTGGGTGTTGGCACCGAGGTGCATCTGAAAGTGGGGCGTTCATGA